The following are from one region of the Paenibacillus sp. KS-LC4 genome:
- a CDS encoding response regulator transcription factor, which produces MYKLLIVDDEPMIRAGLRTIINWESLGFIWVGEAASGPEALIKHGQLAPDLILMDIRMPRMDGLQVIEEIRKIDSSCHFLVLSGYADFSYAQRAIQFGIAAYILKPVDDAELHENVVRIAGVLDKRSEQAASLEHRETLRREELLQLAVSGDAASYPEIWKELKQLTGDAAKSYQLLLIEWSRTEEHTSAASIAGRRRLTSVVQSNRIGWTFSSGSYTAVLLKDYVVQEGTGELLRQWIQQAAQEQRYIAVVGEAVPALVQLPSSYEAMLAVIKHSFRLSSGELHLVSGDEQAMLEEADEEQLQLRLQELAQKLYYMLDIGSQDGVRLMLREAGELASTSRLSEQRIKTSFAQMLTIVLNKLTAVHVQLAIQDELRIVTDLYKQTNYDEMMLLLEERLSQLAFRLGNSSNVSVIKQITSFIERHYAENLKLETLAELFNYNSGYLGKMFKNFTGEHFNTYLDQIRLRHAVELLQQGLKVHQVSELVGYANVDYFHAKFKKYKGLSPSSFKGIVKSDAQRQEVLDGKQRGETE; this is translated from the coding sequence ATGTATAAGCTGCTTATCGTTGATGATGAGCCGATGATTCGGGCAGGGCTGCGCACTATTATTAATTGGGAAAGCCTTGGATTTATATGGGTGGGGGAAGCTGCTAGCGGCCCAGAGGCGCTGATAAAGCACGGCCAGCTGGCCCCCGATTTAATTTTAATGGATATACGCATGCCAAGGATGGATGGTCTGCAGGTGATTGAGGAAATTCGCAAAATCGACAGCTCCTGCCATTTTCTCGTTTTAAGCGGGTATGCTGATTTCAGCTATGCGCAGCGGGCTATTCAGTTCGGCATTGCTGCTTATATTTTGAAGCCGGTTGATGATGCAGAGCTGCACGAGAACGTTGTACGCATCGCGGGAGTACTCGATAAACGCTCTGAGCAGGCGGCAAGTCTCGAACACCGGGAGACGCTGCGCCGGGAGGAACTGCTGCAGCTCGCTGTTTCAGGCGATGCGGCCAGCTATCCGGAAATATGGAAGGAGCTGAAGCAGCTTACGGGCGATGCGGCCAAGAGCTATCAGCTGCTGCTGATTGAGTGGTCGCGAACGGAGGAGCATACGTCGGCGGCAAGCATTGCGGGGAGGCGCAGATTGACAAGTGTTGTCCAGAGCAATCGGATAGGCTGGACATTTAGTTCTGGTTCGTATACCGCTGTGCTGCTGAAAGATTACGTCGTGCAGGAAGGCACGGGCGAACTGCTGCGGCAGTGGATTCAACAGGCGGCACAGGAGCAGCGTTATATCGCCGTTGTGGGTGAGGCAGTGCCTGCGCTTGTACAGCTGCCAAGCAGCTATGAAGCCATGCTTGCGGTGATCAAGCATAGCTTTAGGCTGTCAAGCGGCGAGCTTCATCTTGTTAGTGGCGATGAGCAGGCTATGCTCGAAGAGGCGGATGAGGAGCAGCTCCAATTACGGCTGCAGGAGCTGGCCCAGAAGCTGTATTATATGCTCGACATCGGCAGCCAGGATGGCGTGCGGCTGATGCTGCGGGAAGCCGGGGAGCTGGCGAGCACGAGCAGGCTTTCCGAGCAGCGTATTAAAACCAGCTTCGCGCAAATGCTAACGATTGTGCTGAACAAGCTGACGGCGGTTCATGTGCAGCTGGCCATTCAGGACGAGCTCCGAATTGTAACGGATTTATACAAGCAGACCAACTATGACGAAATGATGCTGCTGCTGGAGGAGCGCCTGTCGCAGCTTGCGTTCCGTCTGGGAAATTCCAGCAATGTATCGGTCATTAAGCAAATTACTAGTTTTATTGAGCGCCATTATGCGGAAAATTTAAAGCTGGAAACGCTAGCCGAGCTGTTTAACTACAATAGCGGCTATTTGGGCAAAATGTTTAAAAATTTCACCGGAGAGCATTTCAACACCTATCTCGACCAGATTCGGCTGCGCCATGCGGTAGAGCTGCTTCAGCAGGGGCTCAAGGTCCATCAGGTATCCGAGCTGGTCGGCTATGCGAACGTCGATTATTTTCACGCTAAATTTAAAAAATATAAAGGGCTGTCGCCTTCCTCGTTCAAAGGCATAGTAAAATCAGATGCCCAGCGGCAGGAAGTGCTAGATGGTAAGCAAAGGGGGGAAACGGAATGA
- a CDS encoding ANT(4')-I family aminoglycoside nucleotidyltransferase, protein MHMNGPVNISRNERLETCHEIASRLHEVYGEKIVAIGVYGSVSRGTDGPFSDIEMFCVLSELCEPVDFSYEWSAGPWKAEVNVCTENVLLKTASTVEGSWPLTHGPFFSQRSLYDPKGFFSRLKEAAKLPTKEDFRCSINEVLVGEMYEFVGKLRNASISGLYTYLPYLAMEFAQYGAMLVGLHNQKLFSTGSMVLPEALELPSRPEGFDNVVRMVMCGELAEPSKIISACENFWNGLVRWAAEHDYVISTKRIPF, encoded by the coding sequence ATGCACATGAATGGACCTGTAAATATTTCTCGAAACGAAAGACTTGAAACCTGCCACGAAATTGCTTCGAGATTGCACGAGGTATACGGAGAAAAAATCGTTGCCATTGGAGTCTACGGTTCTGTTTCCAGAGGCACAGACGGCCCTTTCTCAGACATTGAGATGTTTTGCGTTCTAAGTGAATTATGCGAACCTGTAGATTTTAGCTATGAATGGTCGGCGGGGCCTTGGAAGGCAGAAGTCAACGTTTGTACGGAGAACGTTCTCCTTAAAACCGCCTCTACCGTTGAAGGAAGTTGGCCACTCACGCATGGACCATTCTTTTCTCAGCGTAGCCTATATGATCCCAAAGGATTTTTCTCAAGATTGAAGGAAGCTGCCAAATTACCAACAAAGGAAGATTTCCGGTGTTCAATCAATGAAGTCCTTGTGGGAGAAATGTACGAATTTGTTGGAAAGCTTAGAAATGCCAGTATAAGTGGCCTCTACACCTACTTGCCATACTTGGCAATGGAGTTTGCCCAATACGGAGCTATGTTAGTCGGGTTGCACAACCAAAAGCTTTTCTCGACTGGCTCAATGGTTTTACCAGAGGCCTTGGAGCTTCCTAGTCGTCCAGAAGGATTTGACAATGTTGTGCGAATGGTTATGTGTGGCGAGTTAGCGGAACCTTCAAAAATCATTTCTGCTTGTGAAAACTTCTGGAATGGCCTTGTGAGGTGGGCAGCGGAACATGACTACGTAATTAGTACAAAACGTATCCCATTTTGA
- a CDS encoding AraC family transcriptional regulator has translation MLNKKTQGFDTEKLIVLPSYQLEEMTSHPIIRQAYVTDIGYFHRAKHHYRERPKGCDCYIFIYCTNGEGWIKLGSEETIQVTEKTVSIIPAFIPHSYGADTANPWSIYWFHFRGEELVQLLESLSLESALLHVSLPEAEKIVELFNQCYELLSAKSYSVIHQLHISQTVRYLLSFISLIPRRKQDEKMLAYIEQAIQYMKEQLEGHLTLEDLVTRTRISKQHLNHLFKQSTGYAPIDYYLRLKMQRAGQLFDLTDQSVKAVSLSLGFKDPYYFSRLFKKIIGVSPTDYRRQLKG, from the coding sequence ATGCTCAACAAAAAAACACAAGGCTTCGATACAGAGAAGCTGATTGTTTTGCCCTCCTACCAGCTGGAGGAGATGACCAGCCACCCGATTATCCGCCAAGCTTACGTAACGGATATCGGCTACTTCCACCGTGCCAAGCATCATTATCGAGAGCGGCCCAAGGGCTGCGATTGTTATATTTTCATCTATTGCACGAACGGGGAGGGCTGGATTAAGCTCGGCAGCGAGGAGACGATTCAAGTAACGGAAAAAACCGTCTCCATCATTCCCGCCTTCATCCCTCATAGCTACGGAGCCGACACGGCGAACCCATGGAGCATCTACTGGTTTCACTTTCGCGGCGAGGAGCTGGTGCAGCTGCTGGAAAGCCTTAGCCTTGAGTCCGCGCTGCTCCACGTGTCGCTTCCGGAGGCGGAGAAAATCGTCGAGCTATTTAACCAATGCTACGAGCTGCTGTCGGCCAAATCCTATTCGGTCATTCATCAGCTGCATATATCGCAAACCGTGCGTTATTTGCTGAGCTTCATTTCGCTAATTCCAAGGCGCAAGCAGGATGAGAAAATGCTCGCCTATATTGAACAGGCTATACAATATATGAAGGAACAACTAGAAGGCCACTTAACCTTGGAGGACTTGGTTACGAGAACGCGTATTTCCAAGCAGCATCTAAATCATTTATTTAAGCAATCCACCGGCTATGCTCCCATCGACTATTATTTGCGGCTGAAGATGCAACGAGCCGGCCAGCTTTTTGACCTTACCGATCAAAGCGTGAAGGCGGTCAGCCTGTCGCTCGGCTTTAAGGACCCGTATTATTTTTCCCGGCTGTTTAAGAAAATTATCGGCGTATCGCCTACGGATTACCGCAGGCAGCTGAAAGGCTAG
- a CDS encoding beta-galactosidase has translation MNQHHIALKQNECNKEMTMGILSSNKGSNPKGESFGFTNFYMTRNGEPFIPIVGEFHFSRFSYLYWEEELLKMKAGGVHVIATYIFWNYHEEKEGRFNWNGNRNLRHFIDLCAKLELPLVLRIGPFCHGEVRNGGIPDWVFDKPLVIRSNDELYLKYAARLYREIARQMKGSLFQEGGPVIAIQLENEFMHCGAPLDSWGYKNGVFMSSGTGGNEHLDRLKAIAAEAGIRPLFFTATAWGGAAVPQTDTLPMLAGYAYTPWIPNQPPSGEYIFRDLHEVPMEQVNYPSAQYPVAYCEMAGGMQVSYTARPHVSPDSVEAMTLVKLASGSNLLGYYMYHGGSNPRGENGFLNEYGLPKITYDYQAPLGEFGRIGKSYDRIRTLSLFMEAYGASLAPMGTVLPEGQAELKPENTEVLRYCLRQKDGSGFLFLNNFQDHVDMPDREDVSVTLDTSKGQARFPHTGSLRLKRGISVVLPFHLEAAGIHIVSATVQPLTKLTNTEHPLLVFYAHEGLSPELVISEEMVAGVTSDGGGIVEQQIGVYIVHPAAGKQHLTEVRCKDGNIVRILVLTREEALGTYRFRLWGEERLLISDSHLYVSGEQLICTSPGKAEWHVAMYPAAAADLQSSQGSLSPAAGGLLQIYTVKVAAYEPQLIINKMSNRHATVQIDAAWPDEVADLFLHIAYDGDVAAAYLNNELLTDHIHYGEAWPIGLKGFQNELLENELQLAITPIRKGTTHTFVNQAFVERFEGVEIAAFHEIKAVPHYVTALSQVFK, from the coding sequence ATGAATCAACATCATATAGCTTTAAAACAAAATGAGTGCAATAAGGAAATGACGATGGGCATCTTGTCGAGCAATAAAGGAAGCAATCCGAAAGGGGAAAGCTTCGGTTTTACGAATTTTTACATGACGCGCAATGGTGAGCCGTTTATTCCGATTGTCGGCGAGTTTCATTTCTCCAGATTCTCTTATTTATATTGGGAGGAAGAGCTGCTCAAGATGAAGGCGGGCGGTGTGCACGTAATCGCAACCTATATATTTTGGAATTACCATGAGGAGAAGGAAGGGCGCTTCAATTGGAACGGCAACCGCAACCTCCGCCATTTTATTGATCTTTGCGCCAAGCTGGAGCTGCCGCTCGTGCTTCGAATCGGCCCTTTTTGCCACGGCGAGGTGCGCAATGGCGGCATTCCGGATTGGGTGTTCGACAAGCCGCTCGTCATTCGCTCGAATGATGAGCTGTATTTGAAATATGCAGCGCGGCTGTACCGCGAAATTGCAAGGCAGATGAAAGGCTCGCTGTTTCAAGAAGGCGGCCCCGTTATTGCGATTCAGCTTGAAAATGAATTTATGCACTGCGGCGCTCCGCTGGACTCCTGGGGCTATAAAAACGGTGTATTCATGTCTTCAGGCACGGGTGGCAATGAACATTTGGACAGGCTAAAAGCCATTGCGGCAGAAGCGGGCATTCGACCGCTGTTCTTTACGGCTACTGCATGGGGAGGAGCAGCGGTGCCACAGACGGATACGCTCCCGATGCTTGCAGGCTACGCGTATACGCCATGGATTCCTAATCAGCCGCCGAGCGGCGAATATATTTTCCGCGATCTGCATGAAGTGCCAATGGAGCAGGTCAATTATCCTTCTGCACAATATCCCGTGGCTTATTGCGAGATGGCAGGGGGGATGCAGGTCAGCTATACGGCCCGTCCGCATGTGAGCCCGGACAGTGTGGAGGCGATGACGCTTGTAAAGCTGGCTAGCGGCAGCAATCTGCTCGGTTATTACATGTATCATGGCGGCTCAAACCCACGCGGGGAAAATGGTTTTCTCAATGAATACGGCTTGCCGAAAATAACGTATGATTACCAGGCTCCGCTTGGCGAGTTTGGACGTATTGGTAAGTCCTATGATCGTATCCGCACGCTCAGCCTGTTCATGGAAGCTTACGGCGCAAGCTTGGCGCCAATGGGGACGGTGCTGCCTGAAGGTCAAGCGGAGCTGAAGCCTGAAAATACGGAGGTGCTGCGTTATTGCCTGCGGCAAAAGGATGGCTCAGGCTTCTTGTTTCTGAACAATTTTCAGGATCATGTGGACATGCCTGACCGAGAAGACGTAAGTGTGACGCTGGATACGTCCAAAGGGCAGGCGAGATTTCCTCATACGGGCAGCCTGCGATTGAAGCGAGGAATTAGCGTGGTGCTGCCGTTCCACTTGGAGGCCGCAGGCATTCATATCGTTTCCGCTACCGTTCAACCATTGACGAAGCTTACGAATACAGAGCACCCGCTGCTTGTTTTTTATGCGCATGAGGGCCTTAGCCCCGAGCTAGTTATTTCCGAGGAAATGGTCGCAGGCGTAACGAGCGATGGTGGCGGTATAGTGGAGCAGCAAATTGGGGTTTATATTGTACATCCGGCAGCAGGCAAGCAGCATTTAACGGAAGTAAGGTGCAAAGACGGAAATATCGTCCGTATCCTCGTCCTCACTAGAGAAGAGGCGCTGGGCACCTATCGCTTTCGCTTGTGGGGAGAGGAACGACTGCTGATTAGCGACAGCCACCTCTATGTATCGGGCGAGCAGCTCATTTGCACCTCGCCAGGCAAGGCGGAATGGCATGTTGCCATGTATCCGGCAGCAGCAGCGGATCTTCAATCAAGCCAAGGCAGTCTTTCTCCAGCAGCTGGAGGCTTGCTCCAAATTTATACGGTGAAGGTAGCGGCTTATGAGCCGCAGCTTATTATCAACAAGATGTCAAATCGTCATGCTACTGTGCAAATAGATGCGGCATGGCCAGACGAGGTAGCCGATCTGTTTCTTCATATTGCATATGATGGAGATGTAGCCGCTGCGTATTTGAATAATGAGCTGCTGACGGACCATATCCATTATGGCGAGGCTTGGCCAATCGGGCTGAAGGGCTTTCAAAATGAACTGCTGGAAAATGAGCTGCAGCTTGCTATTACTCCTATTCGAAAAGGTACGACGCATACGTTTGTAAATCAGGCGTTTGTGGAGCGTTTCGAAGGGGTGGAGATTGCAGCGTTTCATGAGATTAAGGCGGTGCCGCATTATGTGACGGCGTTGTCTCAAGTGTTCAAATAA
- a CDS encoding sensor histidine kinase: MRKQPLIVRKMNDVRIKHKLMISFLLVVCIPVLLVGIILTAAFRQNVLNQATQQTLNNVEKIKKQTDDIIRMPITISDKMLFDTALRSTVNTNYESTFEAVSALWEFRAFKDYMQLYSEINNIRFYTTNQSILDNWEFIKTSKATEEAQWYKNALEEDGIHWMYMKDETKKNNNYLSLVRKIPFPTYRTSGVLVIGINQGKLNALLSQEPFDTMIFDDSGYIVAASNPKQVGLNLSKLDFSSQLSGKGAGTFEILYEGKRSRLVMEELTPQSSRNGLRIVSVFSIDSIVSEANHISMLGLTIMAISLLIAFVLIYFFSGLLSARMLLLHKNLNKVAMGDLTTVSTVDGNDEIGLLSRQFNNMVVSIRGLMDEVSESQRQQDQLELAQKDIKLKMMASQINPHFLFNALESIRMKAHVNGESEISSIVHMLGKLIRRNLEIGAGKIRLKDELEIVRCYLEIQKFRYGNDRLTFNLELDPGAQSFEIPPLIIQPLIENAVIHGLENIDEGGCVTVTTLLLNRVLHVQVSDNGIGIEEKRLDEIMLALGDMDEEQEYRIGLRNVHQRLVLLYGHASGLQIKSGGEDGGTTISFEIPQAQGGQEDV; the protein is encoded by the coding sequence GTGAGGAAACAACCCTTAATCGTTAGGAAAATGAATGATGTTCGAATTAAGCATAAGCTGATGATTTCATTTTTGCTCGTTGTCTGCATTCCAGTGCTGCTAGTCGGTATTATTTTAACGGCGGCCTTTCGCCAAAATGTGCTGAATCAGGCGACGCAGCAGACGCTGAACAACGTTGAGAAAATCAAGAAGCAGACGGATGACATCATTCGCATGCCGATTACGATTTCGGATAAAATGCTGTTTGATACCGCTCTGCGCAGCACAGTAAACACCAATTACGAATCTACGTTTGAGGCTGTAAGCGCCTTGTGGGAGTTTCGAGCGTTTAAAGATTATATGCAGCTGTATTCGGAAATTAATAATATTCGTTTTTATACGACAAACCAATCCATACTCGATAACTGGGAATTTATTAAAACAAGCAAAGCCACGGAAGAAGCACAATGGTACAAAAATGCTTTAGAAGAAGACGGCATTCACTGGATGTACATGAAGGATGAGACGAAGAAAAATAACAATTATCTCAGCCTCGTGCGAAAAATACCATTTCCTACCTATCGTACAAGCGGCGTGCTGGTCATTGGCATCAATCAAGGGAAGCTCAATGCGCTGCTTAGTCAGGAGCCCTTCGATACGATGATTTTTGATGATTCCGGCTACATTGTGGCGGCTAGCAATCCGAAGCAGGTGGGGCTGAATTTGTCCAAGCTCGATTTCTCCAGCCAATTGTCTGGGAAAGGGGCCGGCACATTTGAAATTTTGTATGAAGGCAAGCGTTCACGACTCGTCATGGAGGAGCTCACACCACAATCAAGCCGCAATGGTTTGCGTATCGTATCGGTCTTCTCGATTGATAGCATCGTCAGCGAAGCGAATCACATTAGTATGTTGGGGCTGACGATTATGGCTATTAGTCTGCTTATTGCGTTTGTGCTTATTTATTTTTTCTCGGGATTGCTTTCTGCGCGTATGCTGCTGCTGCACAAAAACCTTAACAAAGTAGCAATGGGCGACTTGACGACGGTATCTACAGTAGACGGCAATGATGAGATTGGGCTGCTCTCACGGCAGTTCAACAATATGGTCGTCAGCATCAGGGGACTGATGGACGAGGTTTCCGAGTCACAGCGGCAGCAGGATCAGCTGGAGCTTGCGCAGAAGGATATTAAGCTGAAAATGATGGCCAGCCAAATTAATCCCCATTTTTTATTTAATGCGTTGGAGTCTATTCGTATGAAAGCCCACGTAAACGGCGAGTCGGAAATTTCTTCGATTGTGCACATGCTGGGCAAGCTGATTCGCCGCAATTTGGAAATTGGCGCGGGTAAAATACGACTGAAGGATGAGCTGGAAATTGTTCGCTGCTATTTGGAAATTCAGAAGTTCCGCTACGGCAATGACCGCCTTACCTTTAATTTGGAGCTGGACCCGGGTGCGCAATCATTCGAAATTCCGCCCCTGATTATTCAGCCTTTGATTGAAAATGCGGTCATTCATGGCTTGGAAAACATTGATGAGGGCGGCTGTGTGACCGTGACGACGCTGCTTTTGAATCGGGTGCTGCATGTGCAAGTATCGGACAATGGCATCGGCATAGAAGAGAAGCGATTGGATGAAATTATGCTGGCGCTCGGGGATATGGATGAGGAGCAGGAATATCGCATAGGCCTGCGCAATGTTCATCAACGGTTGGTGCTGCTCTATGGACATGCTTCCGGTTTGCAGATTAAGAGCGGCGGGGAAGACGGCGGAACGACCATCTCGTTTGAAATCCCGCAAGCGCAAGGAGGGCAAGAGGATGTATAA
- a CDS encoding DHA2 family efflux MFS transporter permease subunit — MSQTASKGGAEPEFRLASILVPMIAIISGIFMVILDSTAMNVALSRLVIDFNTDLPTIQWTVTGYMLATAAVIPLSGWLSDRFGAKNIFLGSVIAFTLASLLCALPSSAEWLIVFRIIQGLGGGFVMPVAMAYVFRLSPPNKVGQVMGMMGVPILLAPAVGPILAGWLVEYHSWHWIFLINIPVGIFSFIFGFWKLPKTERKQVAGIDIPGMILGPLAFAALSYGVTQGAESWSSDKTIGGLVIGCIALIAFIIVELRSKTPLLELRVFRSVDFSFSIFVQWLLQFSLFGAIFLLPQFLQQARGYGAFDTGLTLFPQALASAFMMPIGGYLFDKIGVRWLVVIGLSLVSGAIFQYTQVDLTTEGRDLLLPLIMAGMGSGLMMMPLNSHLLQKAPRDLVSRVTSLTSALQQVISSFAVATLVTVLSSRVKTLIVDQQLPMSTSADVQKATLAVAPEAFGYTFGIMLVIAIVGIFLGLFLRRGKAQAGAEEQKGKQELGLEGLH; from the coding sequence ATGTCGCAAACAGCATCGAAGGGCGGTGCAGAGCCTGAATTCCGCTTGGCAAGCATCCTCGTACCGATGATTGCTATTATTTCAGGCATATTTATGGTTATTTTGGATTCAACGGCGATGAATGTCGCGTTGTCCAGGCTCGTCATTGATTTTAATACTGATTTGCCAACGATTCAATGGACGGTAACGGGGTACATGCTGGCGACGGCGGCAGTCATACCGCTTTCGGGCTGGCTTTCGGATCGTTTTGGGGCCAAAAATATATTTTTAGGCTCGGTCATAGCGTTCACCCTGGCATCCTTGCTATGCGCATTGCCTAGCAGTGCCGAGTGGCTCATTGTATTTCGGATTATTCAAGGCCTCGGCGGCGGCTTCGTCATGCCGGTCGCTATGGCCTATGTCTTTCGTTTAAGCCCGCCGAATAAGGTGGGGCAAGTGATGGGGATGATGGGCGTGCCGATTTTGCTCGCGCCTGCGGTTGGTCCGATTTTGGCCGGCTGGCTCGTGGAATATCATTCCTGGCATTGGATTTTTCTAATTAACATCCCGGTCGGTATTTTTAGCTTCATATTTGGTTTTTGGAAGCTGCCGAAGACGGAGCGCAAGCAGGTCGCTGGCATTGATATTCCGGGCATGATTCTAGGACCGCTTGCTTTTGCTGCATTATCTTACGGAGTTACACAGGGCGCGGAAAGCTGGTCATCGGATAAAACGATTGGCGGGCTCGTTATCGGCTGCATCGCGCTTATCGCTTTCATTATTGTGGAGCTGCGGTCAAAAACGCCCTTGCTGGAGCTTCGCGTATTCCGCTCCGTGGACTTCTCGTTCAGCATTTTTGTGCAATGGCTGCTGCAATTTTCGCTATTCGGCGCGATTTTCCTGCTTCCGCAGTTTTTACAGCAGGCGCGCGGCTATGGCGCATTCGATACGGGACTGACCTTGTTCCCGCAGGCGCTCGCTTCCGCATTTATGATGCCGATTGGCGGCTATTTGTTTGATAAAATCGGAGTAAGATGGCTGGTCGTTATTGGCCTCAGCCTCGTATCTGGTGCGATTTTTCAATATACGCAGGTTGATTTGACGACTGAGGGCAGAGATTTATTGCTTCCGCTCATTATGGCGGGCATGGGCTCCGGCCTTATGATGATGCCGCTCAACTCGCATTTGCTGCAAAAAGCGCCGCGTGACCTCGTCAGCCGCGTGACCTCGCTGACAAGCGCCTTGCAGCAGGTTATTAGCTCCTTCGCGGTAGCTACGTTAGTTACGGTGCTCTCGTCGAGAGTGAAGACGCTAATTGTGGATCAGCAGCTTCCGATGTCCACATCTGCCGACGTGCAGAAGGCGACGCTTGCCGTTGCGCCAGAAGCATTTGGCTATACGTTTGGTATTATGCTAGTTATCGCAATCGTCGGTATTTTCCTCGGCCTGTTTCTACGCAGAGGGAAAGCGCAGGCGGGGGCCGAGGAGCAGAAGGGCAAGCAGGAATTGGGGCTTGAGGGACTGCATTAA
- a CDS encoding cyclase family protein gives MKVIDLTHTIFEQTPVYPGTPQPALETLSTYEKDGFRETLLTLASHTGTHMDAPAHIFADGMTLEHIPAQQFVGTALVLSCSDLQAGEQITMRYIEQARPLADKVDFLLFNTGWSKHWGTDAYFGDYPYMTEEVADYLINSGKKGVGLDVIGVDPISDANLTIHNKIFSQSQMVIVENLIHLDQIGEGVFTFCALPLKFRNADGAPVRAIAIVES, from the coding sequence ATGAAAGTGATTGATTTGACGCATACCATTTTTGAACAGACGCCCGTTTATCCCGGCACACCGCAGCCAGCACTTGAAACGCTGAGCACGTATGAGAAGGATGGGTTTAGAGAAACGCTGCTGACGCTTGCTTCTCATACCGGTACCCATATGGATGCGCCTGCTCATATATTCGCGGATGGAATGACGCTGGAGCATATTCCTGCCCAGCAATTTGTCGGGACAGCGCTTGTCCTTTCATGCAGCGATTTACAGGCGGGCGAGCAAATTACGATGCGTTACATTGAACAGGCGCGTCCGCTGGCCGATAAGGTTGATTTTCTGCTTTTTAATACAGGCTGGTCCAAGCATTGGGGAACGGATGCGTATTTTGGCGATTATCCCTATATGACGGAGGAAGTAGCCGATTATTTAATCAACAGCGGTAAAAAAGGCGTTGGTCTCGACGTTATTGGCGTTGACCCGATTTCGGATGCAAATTTGACGATCCATAACAAAATTTTTTCCCAATCACAAATGGTTATCGTCGAAAATTTAATTCATCTGGATCAAATAGGAGAAGGGGTATTTACTTTTTGTGCGCTGCCGCTTAAATTTCGGAATGCTGATGGCGCGCCGGTGCGTGCGATTGCCATTGTAGAGTCATAA
- a CDS encoding GNAT family N-acetyltransferase, whose translation MVEYRMAAPQERDEYIDLANYAFSMDFETLMPKAYEKSVDSSAMHMVAADEKGRLRAQVAVFPEPMTVCDYTLRACYLGTVSVHPRARGEGHMKVLMSMWLEKLRDTYDLVVLYGQRQRYEYFGFTLGGVKFKYFVGEANVRHALRQVSDTGISFCPLFDIEGAEAFAHSMNTSRLAYVERSVQQLPLIFNTLHQNALGVLDNSKLIGYVIVNEAGDEICEFAMENKDDISRTIKAYMQYSGAERISIFAPEYDISLNTTLGSMAEDYVIETSDMYHILDFANVLKAYLTLKLKTTGLAEGEFSAVMDGQPITARVDASGLTVERFAKQDAAVLTKQQAQALLLTQHSRYMAVTAPAGWFPLPIFWYKIDKY comes from the coding sequence ATGGTTGAATACAGAATGGCAGCTCCGCAGGAGCGCGATGAATACATAGATTTAGCCAACTATGCTTTTAGCATGGATTTTGAAACTCTCATGCCCAAAGCGTATGAAAAGAGCGTAGATTCTTCTGCGATGCATATGGTTGCCGCCGATGAGAAGGGCAGGCTGCGCGCACAGGTGGCCGTTTTTCCAGAGCCTATGACGGTATGCGACTATACGCTGCGAGCCTGCTATTTGGGTACCGTATCGGTTCATCCTCGTGCACGTGGCGAGGGGCATATGAAGGTGCTCATGAGCATGTGGCTGGAAAAGCTGCGCGATACGTATGATTTGGTCGTATTATATGGCCAACGACAACGATATGAGTATTTTGGCTTCACTCTTGGCGGCGTAAAGTTCAAGTATTTCGTGGGAGAAGCCAACGTGCGCCATGCCTTAAGACAGGTCAGCGACACAGGAATATCCTTCTGCCCGTTATTCGACATTGAAGGAGCAGAAGCCTTTGCGCATAGCATGAACACCTCGCGGCTTGCATATGTTGAACGCAGCGTACAGCAATTACCACTTATTTTCAATACTCTTCATCAAAATGCGCTGGGCGTTCTGGATAATAGTAAGCTGATCGGGTATGTGATCGTAAACGAAGCAGGCGATGAAATATGTGAATTCGCGATGGAAAATAAGGACGATATTTCGCGGACTATCAAGGCTTACATGCAATATAGCGGAGCAGAGCGGATTTCTATTTTTGCGCCAGAATATGATATTTCTCTAAACACAACGCTTGGCAGCATGGCTGAGGACTATGTTATCGAGACATCGGATATGTATCATATTTTGGATTTTGCCAATGTGTTGAAGGCCTATCTGACTCTTAAGCTCAAGACCACCGGGCTTGCCGAGGGGGAATTCTCCGCAGTCATGGACGGTCAACCGATTACTGCGCGAGTGGATGCGAGCGGCTTGACTGTTGAGCGTTTTGCTAAGCAAGATGCAGCTGTCCTTACTAAGCAGCAGGCTCAGGCGCTTCTGCTTACACAACACAGTCGTTATATGGCAGTTACGGCTCCCGCAGGCTGGTTTCCACTACCGATATTCTGGTACAAGATTGATAAATACTGA